A window from Planctomicrobium piriforme encodes these proteins:
- a CDS encoding sugar phosphate isomerase/epimerase family protein: MTVDGSVRNLSQASNGQQLPSAAFSRRAFCATLAAAAVSGSFLKAADQAKFNLKYLVGSSMYGETPIAEILPQVAKTGSSAIDIWPRVHGNQREQLDEMGEEAFAALLKKENVQLGCITQYKLGPFKLKEELKLAQRLGCKTIVTEGVGPKGLSGDALKSAIAKFIEQMQPHLELAREAGVVIAIENHGNGLMESPDSVKWLVELEPSTTLGIALAPYHLPQEEKLLAELIRTIGNRMAVFYGWQHGNGCMKKLPKEEELLQMPGRGPLDFTPLLQAMKDIQYSGWTEIFMHPTPRGIPIMESTAAVTAEINKSRAYFDQCLVKLM, from the coding sequence ATGACCGTGGATGGAAGTGTTCGCAACCTGTCGCAGGCCTCCAACGGCCAACAGTTGCCGTCGGCGGCGTTTTCCCGCAGGGCCTTTTGTGCGACCCTGGCAGCCGCCGCCGTTTCCGGATCATTTCTGAAAGCGGCCGATCAGGCCAAGTTCAATTTGAAGTATCTGGTCGGCTCGTCGATGTACGGGGAAACTCCCATCGCCGAAATTCTGCCTCAAGTGGCGAAAACCGGTTCCTCGGCCATCGATATCTGGCCACGGGTGCACGGCAATCAGCGCGAGCAACTCGACGAAATGGGAGAAGAAGCCTTCGCCGCGCTTCTGAAAAAAGAAAATGTTCAGCTCGGCTGCATCACCCAGTACAAGCTCGGTCCCTTCAAACTGAAGGAAGAACTGAAGCTCGCCCAGCGGCTCGGTTGTAAAACGATTGTCACCGAAGGGGTCGGCCCCAAGGGACTCAGCGGCGATGCCCTGAAGTCGGCCATCGCCAAGTTCATCGAGCAAATGCAGCCGCACCTGGAACTCGCTCGTGAAGCCGGCGTGGTGATTGCCATCGAGAACCACGGCAACGGCTTGATGGAATCGCCCGATTCGGTGAAATGGCTCGTCGAGCTGGAGCCCTCAACAACACTGGGCATCGCTCTCGCGCCGTACCACCTACCGCAAGAAGAAAAGCTGCTGGCCGAACTCATTCGCACCATCGGCAACCGGATGGCGGTCTTCTACGGCTGGCAGCACGGCAACGGCTGCATGAAGAAGCTGCCGAAAGAGGAAGAACTGCTGCAAATGCCAGGTCGGGGACCGCTCGACTTCACGCCGCTGCTACAGGCGATGAAAGACATCCAGTACTCAGGCTGGACGGAAATCTTCATGCATCCCACGCCGCGCGGCATCCCCATCATGGAATCGACCGCGGCCGTGACCGCCGAGATCAACAAGTCGCGGGCGTACTTCGACCAGTGTCTGGTCAAACTGATGTAA
- the trhA gene encoding PAQR family membrane homeostasis protein TrhA, with protein sequence MLTNQPTLQDENDVASVEAVSDNILPDIVLRPGEDRPVDEIANFITHGLGFLLSIVGSIYLMTQAVHLTDNWLFAACIVYCVSLVGLYGASMLSHAFYDYRRRRYYRMVDQACIFMLIAGTFTPFAAAYLTEGLWPLLTILVWGFSFLGVYQVLRWGYLSAAAQKLYLALGWLTAAAMPPIVANASPETVNWAVAGGLLYTVGTMFLWYDRSVRYFHATWHTFVIAGSTSHYLAILYTVWQRSTEV encoded by the coding sequence ATGCTTACGAATCAACCCACATTGCAGGATGAAAATGACGTCGCCTCGGTCGAGGCTGTGAGCGACAACATCCTGCCGGATATTGTGTTACGACCTGGCGAAGACCGCCCGGTTGACGAAATCGCCAACTTCATCACGCACGGGCTCGGCTTTCTGCTGAGTATCGTTGGTTCGATCTATCTGATGACGCAGGCCGTGCATCTGACTGATAATTGGCTGTTTGCTGCCTGCATTGTGTACTGCGTGAGCCTGGTGGGGCTGTACGGGGCGTCGATGTTGTCGCATGCCTTTTACGATTACCGGCGGCGGCGGTACTACCGGATGGTGGATCAGGCCTGCATTTTCATGCTGATTGCGGGGACATTTACCCCGTTTGCAGCGGCGTATCTCACCGAGGGGTTGTGGCCCTTGCTGACGATCCTGGTGTGGGGTTTCTCGTTCCTGGGGGTGTATCAGGTCTTGCGCTGGGGATATCTGTCCGCTGCGGCCCAGAAGCTTTACCTCGCACTGGGGTGGCTGACCGCAGCGGCCATGCCGCCGATTGTGGCAAATGCGTCGCCAGAGACGGTCAACTGGGCGGTCGCCGGAGGGCTGCTGTATACGGTGGGAACCATGTTTTTGTGGTACGACCGCAGCGTCCGGTACTTTCATGCCACCTGGCACACATTCGTGATCGCCGGGAGTACCAGCCACTATCTCGCGATTCTCTATACGGTGTGGCAACGCTCGACAGAGGTTTGA
- a CDS encoding response regulator, whose translation MELTRLDGLHVLFVDDRRDARFVVEHILRDAGALVTALENGQQAIEAVTSTATPAPAPFDIVVMDVNMPVLDGLTTTRKLRHNGYQIPILALTAGAMEEDRRECLAAGCNEYLSKPIDGMRLVETVHRLARV comes from the coding sequence ATGGAACTGACCAGACTGGATGGACTGCACGTCCTGTTTGTGGATGACCGCCGGGACGCACGCTTCGTGGTGGAGCATATTCTTCGGGATGCCGGCGCCCTGGTGACCGCGCTGGAAAACGGCCAACAAGCCATCGAGGCGGTGACGTCAACGGCGACGCCTGCACCGGCCCCGTTCGATATCGTCGTCATGGACGTTAACATGCCGGTTCTGGACGGCCTGACGACGACCCGAAAGCTCCGCCACAACGGCTATCAGATTCCCATCCTCGCCCTCACTGCGGGGGCGATGGAGGAAGACCGCCGCGAATGTCTGGCCGCCGGGTGTAATGAATACCTGAGCAAGCCGATTGACGGGATGCGCCTGGTGGAAACCGTGCATCGCCTGGCGCGGGTCTAG